In Selenomonas sp. TAMA-11512, a genomic segment contains:
- a CDS encoding ABC transporter substrate-binding protein: MGKTKRWVSALLAGCMAAVLFAGCGGGGQSAGDKTTLKVGVTNFADTLEPTENYFGWVVMRYGMGETLVKFDEKMNATPWLAESWQIADDKLTWTFKIRDNVKFSNGKPLTAEAVKASIERSFKKNNRAETFFKYTEMTADGQTLTIKTEKPSPSMPGFLADPLFLIVDVSSEGERDFAKQGPICTGPYVCESFVKEKAVMKKNPNYWDGEVPYETVEIPSIDDPNTRAMALQSGEVDMAVNIAAGDIGLFDDTSKYHIDRIASLRTVLARINTKGILGDPKVRAAVISMTDRKSYNEIILKGTFIPGKAPVPPSLDYGFDQLIDPNAYNVDRANRLLDEAGWKDTNGDGIRDKDGKPLTVDFVIYNSRAELPIYAEAVQADAKKVGIDVKIKPVDYNLIDKIGINGEYDLVISNITTANTGDPEIYLNWYWRTNVNGDNPQNGSGYSNPEYDAKCAELGVTFDPAKRRQLMIEMQQILLNDAAGLFLGYPETNIVSLTKITGAIMHPADYYWITNKIKPAN, translated from the coding sequence ATGGGAAAGACAAAACGATGGGTCAGCGCATTGCTGGCAGGCTGTATGGCGGCGGTCCTCTTTGCTGGCTGCGGCGGTGGCGGGCAATCCGCAGGAGACAAAACGACGCTCAAAGTCGGTGTTACAAACTTTGCCGATACGCTTGAACCGACAGAGAACTACTTCGGCTGGGTTGTCATGCGCTACGGCATGGGGGAAACACTTGTCAAGTTTGATGAAAAAATGAATGCGACACCATGGCTTGCCGAGAGCTGGCAGATTGCCGATGATAAGCTGACATGGACGTTCAAGATTCGTGACAATGTCAAATTCTCAAATGGTAAACCGCTGACAGCAGAGGCGGTCAAGGCATCGATCGAGCGTTCCTTCAAGAAGAATAACCGTGCCGAGACCTTTTTCAAGTATACGGAGATGACGGCGGACGGCCAGACGCTCACAATCAAAACAGAGAAGCCGTCGCCGAGTATGCCGGGCTTCCTTGCAGATCCGCTGTTCCTTATCGTGGATGTCTCAAGCGAAGGGGAACGTGACTTTGCAAAGCAGGGACCTATTTGCACGGGACCATATGTCTGTGAATCCTTCGTGAAGGAAAAGGCGGTCATGAAGAAGAACCCCAACTATTGGGATGGCGAAGTACCGTACGAGACGGTTGAAATTCCGTCCATTGACGATCCGAACACGCGCGCGATGGCACTCCAGTCGGGTGAGGTCGATATGGCGGTAAACATTGCGGCGGGTGATATTGGACTCTTTGATGATACATCGAAGTACCATATCGACCGTATTGCATCACTGCGCACGGTTCTTGCGCGCATCAACACAAAGGGTATCCTTGGAGATCCGAAGGTGCGCGCTGCGGTTATCTCAATGACGGATCGCAAGTCATATAATGAGATCATTCTGAAGGGGACGTTTATCCCGGGCAAGGCGCCTGTTCCACCGTCTCTCGACTACGGTTTCGATCAGCTGATCGACCCGAATGCCTATAATGTTGACCGTGCGAATCGGCTCCTCGACGAGGCGGGCTGGAAGGACACGAACGGTGACGGTATTCGCGACAAGGACGGAAAGCCGCTCACTGTCGACTTTGTCATTTACAACAGCCGTGCAGAGCTGCCGATCTATGCGGAGGCAGTACAGGCAGATGCCAAGAAGGTCGGCATTGACGTTAAGATTAAGCCGGTGGACTACAACCTGATCGACAAGATCGGTATTAACGGAGAGTATGATCTTGTTATTTCCAACATTACGACGGCAAATACGGGCGATCCGGAGATTTATCTTAACTGGTACTGGCGCACGAATGTGAATGGGGATAACCCGCAAAACGGTTCCGGTTACAGCAATCCGGAGTACGATGCGAAGTGTGCAGAGCTTGGTGTTACCTTTGATCCGGCAAAACGCCGTCAGCTTATGATCGAGATGCAGCAGATCCTGCTGAACGACGCTGCAGGGTTGTTCCTCGGTTATCCTGAGACGAACATTGTAAGCTTGACGAAGATCACGGGCGCGATTATGCATCCGGCAGACTATTACTGGATTACGAACAAGATCAAACCAGCGAACTGA
- a CDS encoding ABC transporter ATP-binding protein has protein sequence MLIEVRGLKIAYEGTEMVHGVDFTLKDGEVLTIVGESGSGKTTVIRAMLGCLPHVGRVTAGEILYNGKDMTKCSAEDWRHVSGKTAAMIFQDSGSMMDPIRTIGEQFVEYIQTHDAMGKKEATAQAQDMLARMHLSNPSNVMQSFPFELSGGMRQRVGVAMAMFFKPALLLADEPTSALDVTTQAQVVNGLMDICQKDGTSIVLVTHNLGVAAYMSDQIMVMQNGHVVEHGSAEEIIEHAQHDYTKELLRAVPQIGGERYDTIGA, from the coding sequence ATGTTGATCGAGGTGCGAGGACTTAAAATCGCATACGAAGGCACGGAAATGGTGCACGGTGTGGACTTCACACTCAAGGACGGTGAGGTGCTGACTATTGTCGGAGAAAGCGGCAGCGGAAAGACCACCGTCATTCGGGCGATGCTCGGTTGTCTGCCGCATGTCGGCAGAGTTACGGCCGGTGAGATTCTATATAACGGGAAAGACATGACGAAATGCTCGGCAGAAGACTGGCGACATGTTAGCGGTAAAACAGCTGCGATGATCTTTCAGGACAGCGGCAGCATGATGGATCCGATTCGTACCATCGGTGAGCAGTTTGTCGAGTACATTCAAACGCATGATGCGATGGGGAAAAAGGAGGCGACTGCACAGGCACAGGATATGCTTGCGCGCATGCACCTATCGAACCCGTCGAATGTGATGCAGAGCTTTCCGTTTGAGCTATCGGGCGGCATGCGCCAGCGTGTGGGCGTCGCCATGGCGATGTTCTTCAAGCCGGCATTGCTGCTCGCCGATGAACCGACTTCTGCGCTCGACGTGACCACGCAGGCGCAGGTTGTCAACGGGTTGATGGACATCTGCCAAAAGGATGGCACGTCCATTGTCCTCGTGACGCATAATCTCGGCGTTGCAGCCTATATGTCAGATCAGATCATGGTCATGCAGAACGGTCATGTCGTTGAGCATGGAAGCGCCGAAGAAATCATTGAGCACGCACAGCATGACTATACGAAGGAACTGCTGCGCGCTGTGCCGCAGATTGGAGGAGAGCGCTATGACACAATCGGAGCGTGA
- a CDS encoding dipeptide/oligopeptide/nickel ABC transporter ATP-binding protein, translated as MTQSEREVILRIEHITKRFPMEDGKVLTACDDVTFPVYRGEILGIVGESGCGKSTLVRTLMQLHEPSEGEIFFKDQEITSLKGEKARNMRRNIQMVFQDPTTSFNPKMKIKDIICEPLRNFGLLKESAHDKAAELLRLVELPEEFADRYPANMSGGQRQRVGIARALALEPEILVCDEATSALDVSVQETIVELLVRIQRERNLTILFICHDLALVSRLCTRVVVMYFGKVVEELDGQDLVHAKHPYTQKLLKSVFTLLPKGKAPRIVVPEAEISA; from the coding sequence ATGACACAATCGGAGCGTGAGGTCATCCTGCGCATTGAGCACATTACAAAGCGCTTTCCTATGGAGGACGGCAAGGTGCTCACGGCATGCGACGATGTGACATTTCCCGTATACCGCGGTGAGATTCTCGGCATCGTCGGGGAGAGCGGCTGCGGCAAGAGCACTCTTGTTCGCACACTGATGCAGCTGCATGAGCCGTCCGAGGGAGAGATCTTCTTCAAGGATCAGGAAATTACGTCTCTGAAAGGCGAAAAAGCGCGCAATATGCGGCGCAACATTCAAATGGTCTTTCAGGATCCGACAACCTCCTTCAATCCGAAGATGAAGATCAAGGATATTATCTGCGAGCCGCTGAGGAACTTCGGACTCCTCAAGGAGAGTGCGCACGACAAGGCGGCAGAACTCCTGCGCCTCGTCGAGCTTCCCGAAGAATTCGCTGATCGCTATCCCGCCAATATGAGCGGGGGACAGCGGCAGCGCGTGGGCATTGCACGTGCGCTCGCACTGGAGCCGGAGATTCTGGTCTGTGATGAGGCGACGAGTGCTCTTGACGTTTCCGTTCAGGAGACGATTGTTGAACTGCTTGTCCGCATCCAGAGGGAACGCAATTTGACCATTCTGTTCATCTGCCATGACCTGGCGCTTGTGTCGCGTCTCTGCACGCGCGTCGTCGTCATGTACTTCGGAAAAGTCGTGGAAGAGCTGGACGGTCAGGACCTTGTGCATGCGAAGCATCCGTATACGCAGAAACTCCTGAAGTCCGTGTTCACGCTTCTGCCGAAGGGGAAGGCGCCGCGCATTGTCGTCCCGGAGGCCGAAATTTCTGCATAG
- a CDS encoding hexokinase: MGFDRERYDRIKAAFALDDEALRKIADDFRADMRAGLAGEDGATLRMLRSYAGLPSSRENGSFLALDFGGTNVRALRILLKGNGDYEVLSKVAKPLTLPGVYDYVSADATAEEMFDFLAEIIDEAIEGNRMTKYLLGHTFSFPSQQTDLYNASLIVWTKEFATKGVEGKIVNDLLKDALARRGMTNVTPVAVINDTVAVLLAAAYRQEHTYIGSIYATGQNTCYYEEFADGSETATVINMESGGFGHLPFSVYDDIIDASSEQPGAQRLEKMTSGRYLGTLFGTALADLLEQDGAYPFTSIELSEIVADAYLDRHVAGALLEAKTGMTFNAAERTLLQELAAAVIIRSARIVAATYAGIIRHRSGENPLENQYIALDGSVYEKMPLVAHHLRAALDTLLENDAVNVQIILENAGSALGAALAAAMTEAK, translated from the coding sequence ATGGGATTTGATCGTGAAAGATACGACAGGATTAAAGCTGCCTTTGCCTTGGACGACGAGGCACTCCGCAAGATCGCCGACGACTTCCGCGCCGATATGCGCGCGGGACTCGCGGGCGAAGACGGGGCGACGCTCCGCATGCTCCGCTCCTACGCGGGACTGCCGAGCAGCAGGGAGAACGGCTCCTTCCTCGCGCTCGACTTCGGCGGCACGAACGTCCGCGCTCTGCGCATCCTGCTCAAGGGCAATGGAGACTACGAGGTGCTGAGCAAGGTTGCAAAGCCGCTCACCCTGCCCGGCGTCTACGATTATGTCAGCGCGGACGCGACGGCGGAAGAGATGTTTGACTTCCTCGCGGAGATCATCGACGAGGCGATCGAGGGAAATCGCATGACGAAGTATCTCCTCGGACACACCTTCTCCTTTCCCTCGCAGCAGACCGATCTCTACAATGCCAGCCTCATCGTCTGGACGAAGGAGTTCGCGACAAAGGGCGTCGAGGGCAAGATTGTCAACGACCTCCTCAAGGACGCGCTCGCACGGCGCGGCATGACGAACGTCACACCCGTCGCCGTCATCAACGACACCGTCGCGGTGCTTCTCGCGGCGGCGTATAGACAGGAGCATACCTACATCGGCTCCATCTATGCCACCGGGCAGAACACCTGCTACTACGAGGAGTTTGCGGACGGCAGCGAGACAGCGACCGTCATCAACATGGAGTCGGGCGGCTTCGGACACCTCCCCTTCTCCGTATACGATGATATCATTGACGCGTCATCCGAGCAGCCAGGCGCACAACGTCTTGAGAAAATGACCTCTGGACGCTACCTCGGCACACTCTTCGGCACGGCGCTCGCCGACCTCCTCGAACAGGACGGCGCGTACCCCTTCACAAGCATCGAACTCTCCGAGATCGTGGCGGACGCCTACCTCGACCGCCACGTCGCGGGTGCACTCCTCGAGGCAAAGACGGGCATGACCTTCAACGCCGCAGAGCGCACACTGCTCCAAGAGCTCGCCGCAGCCGTCATCATACGCTCTGCGCGCATCGTCGCCGCGACATATGCGGGTATCATCCGTCATCGTTCCGGTGAGAATCCGCTGGAGAATCAGTACATCGCCCTCGACGGCTCCGTCTACGAGAAGATGCCGCTCGTCGCGCACCACCTGCGCGCCGCGCTCGACACCCTCCTCGAAAATGACGCCGTGAACGTCCAAATCATCCTCGAAAACGCCGGCTCTGCCCTCGGCGCGGCCCTCGCGGCGGCCATGACAGAGGCAAAATAA
- a CDS encoding HAD family hydrolase, protein MKVAASDYDGTLLRGGVIDEETKAGIARWRAAGHKFGVVSGRDYGMLVPQLRKYGVEFDYTVCNNGGIIRGTDETVRFQAEITPRALTAIAEETTAQKSFHFAFSAADVTYLCHHSEGSWIEREAKDWDFPIVYIEESEIGGLTGIQQFSLGFPEPALSDACAAVLNAKLGDAIHAFPNACSLDITPAGISKDQGIRTLLSVMGWDGAEIYAIGDETNDLPMLKAFDGYSLTSARKEIQSQAKEVFPSVGAMLDHFR, encoded by the coding sequence ATGAAGGTAGCAGCAAGCGACTATGACGGTACACTCCTTCGCGGCGGTGTGATTGACGAGGAGACAAAGGCGGGCATTGCACGCTGGCGCGCGGCAGGACATAAATTCGGCGTCGTCTCGGGGCGTGACTACGGCATGCTTGTCCCCCAGCTCCGAAAGTACGGCGTGGAGTTCGACTACACCGTCTGCAACAACGGAGGCATCATTCGCGGTACAGACGAGACTGTGCGCTTTCAAGCCGAGATTACACCTCGCGCGCTCACGGCGATTGCAGAGGAAACGACAGCACAGAAGTCCTTCCACTTCGCCTTTTCGGCGGCAGATGTGACCTACCTCTGCCACCACTCCGAAGGCTCATGGATCGAGCGCGAAGCAAAGGACTGGGACTTCCCCATCGTCTACATTGAGGAGTCCGAGATCGGAGGACTGACGGGGATTCAGCAGTTTTCGCTCGGCTTCCCCGAGCCCGCGTTATCCGATGCGTGCGCGGCAGTGCTGAACGCAAAGCTCGGCGATGCGATTCACGCGTTTCCGAATGCGTGCAGCCTCGACATCACGCCCGCCGGCATCAGCAAGGATCAAGGAATCCGCACTCTTCTCTCCGTCATGGGATGGGACGGCGCGGAAATCTACGCCATCGGCGACGAGACGAACGATCTTCCCATGCTGAAGGCATTTGACGGGTACTCTCTGACAAGTGCGCGCAAAGAGATTCAATCGCAGGCAAAGGAAGTTTTCCCGAGCGTCGGCGCGATGCTCGATCATTTTCGCTGA
- a CDS encoding alpha-glucosidase, with amino-acid sequence MKATKWWQNTAVYQIYPKSFNDTTGSGTGDLRGITEKLDYLKDLGAGALWLTPVYPSPMVDNGYDISDYTGINPAFGTLADMEELIAEAKKRDIRIVMDLVYNHSSDRHPWFIESKSGRNNPKSDWYIWRDAKEGGSAPTNWRGIFGGSAWTYCAERDQYYLHTFAEAQPDLNWENPEVRAALFAAANFWLDKGVGGFRIDAITYIKKPAVFEDGTPDAADGMISVHTMTANTPGILDFLHEFRREVFDGHDIFTVGEANGVSVEELPDWVGENGVFSMLFEFAHVLVPYEGGECWSKMLPWPLTKLKGALSASQAGVAKEGWYPIYFENHDRARSVNYFFPHGGDTKLAAKALATVLMTLRGTPFIYEGEELGMTNVKWDAIGAYDDISSHGQYDLALKEGFSPAEALSFVHFNSRDNARTPVQWDDSANAGFTAGKPWLPVNENYGMINAAAEEKDANSVLSYYRHLIRLRKTNPVLLNGVYEELLKDNEQIYAFSRTEGTRRIVTAVNFSTEEAALPAGFLKGTRLIGSYEDTPTAALRPLEAVVYEEEIG; translated from the coding sequence ATGAAAGCGACAAAATGGTGGCAAAACACTGCCGTCTACCAGATTTACCCGAAGAGCTTCAACGATACGACAGGAAGCGGCACGGGCGATCTGCGCGGCATTACCGAGAAGCTGGACTATCTGAAGGATCTCGGCGCGGGTGCGCTCTGGCTCACCCCCGTCTATCCCTCGCCCATGGTCGACAACGGCTATGACATCAGCGACTACACGGGCATCAATCCCGCTTTCGGCACGCTCGCCGATATGGAGGAGCTGATCGCCGAGGCGAAAAAGCGCGACATTCGCATCGTCATGGATCTCGTCTACAATCACAGCTCCGACCGGCATCCGTGGTTTATTGAGTCGAAGTCCGGCCGCAATAATCCAAAGAGCGACTGGTACATCTGGCGCGATGCGAAGGAGGGCGGCAGTGCACCGACGAACTGGCGCGGCATCTTCGGCGGCTCCGCGTGGACGTACTGCGCGGAACGCGATCAATACTACCTCCACACATTTGCGGAGGCGCAGCCCGACCTCAACTGGGAGAATCCGGAGGTGCGCGCGGCTCTCTTTGCGGCGGCGAATTTCTGGCTTGACAAGGGCGTCGGCGGATTCCGCATCGACGCGATTACCTACATCAAGAAGCCTGCCGTCTTCGAGGACGGCACGCCCGACGCGGCGGACGGCATGATCAGCGTTCACACGATGACGGCGAATACGCCCGGCATCCTCGATTTCCTCCACGAGTTCCGGCGGGAGGTCTTCGACGGACACGACATCTTCACCGTCGGTGAGGCGAACGGTGTCAGTGTCGAGGAGCTGCCCGACTGGGTCGGTGAGAACGGCGTGTTCTCCATGCTGTTCGAGTTCGCGCACGTCCTCGTTCCGTATGAGGGGGGCGAGTGCTGGTCGAAGATGCTCCCGTGGCCGCTCACGAAGCTCAAGGGCGCGCTCTCGGCAAGTCAGGCGGGCGTCGCGAAGGAAGGCTGGTACCCGATCTACTTCGAGAACCACGACCGTGCGCGCTCCGTCAACTACTTCTTCCCGCACGGCGGCGATACGAAACTGGCGGCAAAAGCGCTCGCGACCGTACTCATGACGCTGCGCGGCACACCCTTCATCTACGAGGGTGAGGAGCTCGGCATGACGAACGTCAAGTGGGATGCGATCGGCGCATACGACGATATTTCCTCTCACGGGCAGTACGATCTTGCTCTGAAGGAAGGCTTCAGCCCTGCGGAAGCGCTGTCCTTCGTGCACTTCAACAGCCGCGACAACGCGCGCACGCCGGTACAGTGGGACGATTCGGCAAACGCCGGCTTTACCGCAGGCAAGCCGTGGCTGCCTGTAAATGAAAATTACGGTATGATCAATGCGGCGGCGGAGGAAAAGGATGCGAATTCCGTCCTCTCCTACTACAGACATCTCATCCGTTTGCGCAAGACGAATCCCGTGCTGCTGAACGGCGTCTACGAGGAGCTGCTCAAAGATAACGAACAGATCTACGCATTCTCCCGTACAGAGGGCACACGCCGCATCGTGACGGCAGTCAACTTCAGCACGGAGGAGGCGGCTCTTCCCGCAGGCTTTCTAAAGGGCACGCGGCTCATCGGAAGCTATGAAGATACACCAACTGCAGCGCTTCGCCCGCTCGAGGCGGTCGTCTATGAGGAGGAAATAGGATGA
- a CDS encoding alpha-glucoside-specific PTS transporter subunit IIBC, which produces MAITKDVIMQSMQRFGGAMYTPVILFAFFGLTVAVSIVCKNTGLLGAIAAEGTLWYDFWYVVEQGAWTVFAQMPILFAIAVPIGFAKKEPARCAMESFVIYMLFNYFIAAFLTLHGSAFGVDYSQSAGPGTGLAMIANVKTLDMGMLGAIFIACCTAFLHNRFYDTNIPDWLGIFKGPAFVVAVGFVVMIPMALIFCFVWPAVQHAIEQFQFFLKNSDIIGVWAYTFSEKILLPAGLHHFIYLPFIYGPAVVDGGIQAYWLGHINDFMVSGQSLRELFPEGGFALHGSGKVFGLPGAALAIYMCAKPEKRKKTAALLIPATITAVLCGITEPIEFTFLFVAPLLYLLHALLSATLSATLYFFGLSGNFGGGLIDCFVQNWIPLFSYHYATYLMQIGVGLCFTAIYFFVFRWVILHKDYKTPGRTDDGVEDKLFTKADYKAKQAGAAGAASAAPGMKLDERDVKARAFLDGLGGAANIKEVTNCATRLRVSVFDPELVAPSAAFTNAGAHGLVRNGHAFQVIVGLSVPQVRERFEALLTAPASDVTETAVGTEKPLAVTAVTTGHVIDMSEVNDEMFSQKMMGDGVAVEPYEGLVVAPADTEVTMVMEDSRHAVGLRMDNGAELLIHIGVDTVKLDGKGFELLVKMGDRVKKGTPLVKFDRDVIREAGYQDTVIMAVTNSGEYPLMKKTTGMDAKAGETAVLTF; this is translated from the coding sequence ATGGCAATCACGAAGGATGTTATCATGCAAAGCATGCAGCGCTTCGGCGGTGCGATGTATACGCCCGTCATTCTGTTCGCATTCTTCGGTCTGACGGTGGCGGTATCCATCGTATGCAAAAACACGGGACTCTTAGGCGCTATAGCTGCTGAAGGGACGCTATGGTACGATTTCTGGTATGTGGTCGAGCAGGGCGCATGGACGGTATTCGCGCAGATGCCGATCCTTTTCGCCATTGCCGTGCCGATCGGATTTGCAAAGAAGGAGCCCGCGCGATGCGCGATGGAATCCTTCGTCATCTACATGCTGTTCAACTACTTCATCGCCGCTTTCCTCACGCTCCACGGCAGCGCGTTCGGGGTGGATTACAGTCAATCGGCAGGCCCCGGCACGGGACTTGCCATGATTGCGAATGTCAAGACGCTGGATATGGGTATGCTCGGCGCGATCTTCATTGCCTGCTGCACGGCATTTCTCCACAACCGCTTCTATGATACAAACATTCCGGATTGGCTCGGCATCTTCAAGGGCCCCGCATTCGTCGTTGCCGTCGGCTTTGTCGTCATGATTCCGATGGCTCTCATCTTCTGCTTTGTCTGGCCGGCGGTACAGCACGCCATCGAGCAGTTCCAATTCTTCTTGAAGAACAGCGACATCATTGGCGTCTGGGCATACACCTTCTCGGAGAAAATTCTCCTGCCGGCAGGTCTGCATCACTTCATCTATCTCCCGTTCATCTATGGACCCGCGGTCGTCGACGGCGGCATTCAGGCTTACTGGCTCGGCCACATCAATGACTTCATGGTCAGCGGGCAGTCGCTCCGCGAGCTCTTCCCCGAGGGCGGCTTTGCCCTCCACGGCAGCGGCAAGGTCTTCGGTCTGCCGGGCGCAGCACTCGCGATCTACATGTGTGCAAAGCCCGAAAAGCGCAAGAAGACGGCAGCACTCCTCATCCCCGCGACGATCACGGCGGTGCTCTGCGGCATCACAGAGCCGATCGAGTTCACCTTCCTCTTCGTCGCACCGCTTCTCTATCTCCTGCACGCACTGCTCTCGGCAACACTCTCCGCAACGCTCTACTTCTTCGGACTCTCGGGCAACTTCGGCGGCGGTCTGATTGACTGCTTCGTGCAGAACTGGATTCCCCTCTTCTCATATCACTATGCGACGTATCTCATGCAGATCGGTGTCGGGCTGTGCTTCACCGCCATCTACTTCTTTGTCTTCCGCTGGGTTATCCTGCACAAGGATTACAAGACGCCCGGCCGCACGGATGACGGTGTGGAGGACAAGCTCTTTACCAAGGCGGACTACAAGGCAAAGCAGGCGGGTGCTGCAGGTGCTGCGTCTGCCGCTCCCGGCATGAAGCTTGACGAGCGCGATGTCAAGGCACGCGCCTTCCTCGACGGTCTCGGCGGCGCCGCGAACATCAAGGAGGTAACGAACTGCGCGACACGCCTGCGCGTCTCTGTCTTTGATCCCGAGCTTGTCGCCCCGAGCGCGGCATTCACAAATGCGGGCGCACACGGCCTTGTCCGCAACGGTCACGCGTTCCAAGTTATCGTAGGCCTTTCCGTTCCACAGGTTCGCGAGCGCTTTGAGGCGCTTCTTACGGCGCCCGCGTCGGATGTCACGGAAACCGCCGTCGGCACGGAGAAACCCCTTGCTGTCACAGCAGTCACCACCGGCCATGTCATCGATATGAGTGAGGTCAATGATGAGATGTTCTCACAAAAGATGATGGGTGACGGTGTCGCCGTCGAGCCTTATGAGGGTCTTGTCGTTGCACCGGCAGACACCGAAGTCACAATGGTCATGGAGGACAGTCGGCACGCGGTAGGACTTCGCATGGATAACGGCGCGGAACTTCTGATCCACATCGGCGTCGACACGGTGAAGCTGGACGGTAAGGGCTTTGAACTTCTCGTCAAGATGGGCGACCGCGTCAAGAAAGGCACGCCGCTTGTCAAGTTTGACCGCGATGTAATTCGCGAGGCGGGCTATCAGGACACGGTCATCATGGCAGTCACGAACTCCGGCGAATACCCGTTGATGAAGAAGACGACCGGCATGGATGCCAAAGCGGGCGAAACCGCGGTACTGACGTTCTGA
- a CDS encoding MurR/RpiR family transcriptional regulator codes for MNLTERINAHLQELGDVDKCIWRYIESDRVTASRSSIHELARACTVSSASVVRFAQKLGFDGFGEMKAFMRMEAAAKSAPSRDVITELGSFYEQTWRELMRRDYTRANKLIREAHRIFAYASGYVQTNVMQEMKRLFLFDNIFICEIAGRDEFQSVYQTAGPDDLFIFISLSGESERVVEFAEKLSLKGVPILSITEMRQNTLAGRSTENLYVTPQEFSLPENEARLHFKSMLAYFLLLEVWYVHYLLYTQKQEE; via the coding sequence ATGAATCTTACCGAACGAATCAATGCACACTTGCAGGAGCTTGGCGATGTGGACAAGTGCATTTGGCGCTATATCGAGTCCGATCGCGTGACAGCGAGCCGCTCTTCCATCCACGAGCTTGCGCGTGCGTGCACCGTCTCAAGCGCGTCCGTCGTACGCTTTGCCCAGAAGCTCGGCTTTGACGGGTTCGGCGAGATGAAAGCCTTTATGCGCATGGAGGCGGCGGCAAAGAGCGCTCCGTCGCGCGACGTCATCACCGAGCTCGGCAGCTTCTACGAGCAGACGTGGCGCGAGCTGATGCGCCGCGACTACACGCGCGCGAATAAACTCATCCGGGAAGCGCACCGCATCTTCGCCTACGCCTCCGGCTATGTGCAGACGAACGTCATGCAGGAGATGAAGCGTCTCTTCCTTTTCGACAACATCTTTATCTGTGAGATCGCGGGGCGCGATGAGTTCCAGTCGGTCTATCAGACGGCAGGCCCGGATGATCTGTTCATCTTCATCTCGCTCTCGGGCGAATCCGAGCGCGTCGTGGAGTTTGCCGAAAAGCTCAGCCTCAAGGGCGTCCCCATCCTCTCCATCACGGAGATGCGCCAAAACACCCTCGCCGGCCGTTCAACGGAAAACCTCTACGTCACGCCACAGGAATTTTCCCTGCCCGAAAACGAAGCGCGCCTCCACTTCAAGTCCATGCTCGCCTATTTTCTCCTGCTCGAGGTCTGGTACGTCCACTACCTGCTCTATACGCAAAAACAGGAGGAATAG